From a single Miscanthus floridulus cultivar M001 chromosome 8, ASM1932011v1, whole genome shotgun sequence genomic region:
- the LOC136473687 gene encoding probable xyloglucan endotransglucosylase/hydrolase protein 30, whose amino-acid sequence MAAKARVSLTGLLVAATWACLSVVAASAFDVPTVAFEERFSPLFGDGNLFRSSDDRSVRLLLDRRSGSGFVSSDYYLHGFFSASIKLPKDYTAGVVVAFYLSNGDVYEKTHDELDFEFLGSRWGGQWRVQTNVYGNGSTSHGREERYLLPFDPTLEAHSYSVLWAPTHIIFYIDDTPIREVIRHPDMGGDFPAKPMAVYATIWDGSAWATDGGKYKVNYKYAPFASDFSELAIVGSRADPVLRVPRRHAHQDLLGLMTADYAVMTPQKRAAMRAFRARQMTYTVCYDAVRYADGPFPECDNSDEERESFSAWGDSKTVVMRPRARGRRRGRKACAGARGRADVSSS is encoded by the exons ATGGCGGCGAAGGCGAGGGTCTCGCTGACGGGCTTGCTCGTCGCCGCGACGTGGGCGTGCTTATCTGTCGTAGCCGCCTCCGCCTTCGACGTGCCAACCGTGGCCTTCGAGGAGCGGTTCTCACCGCTGTTCGGTGACGGCAACCTTTTCCGCTCCTCAGACGACAGGAGCGTCCGCCTCCTGCTCGACCGCCGGTCAG GTTCCGGGTTCGTCTCTTCGGACTACTACCTCCACGGCTTCTTCAGCGCGTCCATCAAGCTGCCCAAGGACTACACTGCcggcgtcgtcgtcgccttctac CTGTCTAATGGAGACGTGTACGAGAAGACGCACGACGAGCTGGACTTCGAGTTCCTGGGCAGCCGGTGGGGCGGGCAGTGGCGCGTGCAGACCAACGTCTACGGCAACGGCAGCACCAGCCACGGCCGGGAGGAGCGCTACCTCCTCCCCTTCGACCCCACCCTCGAGGCCCACAGCTACTCCGTCCTCTGGGCTCCAACCCACATCAT CTTCTACATCGACGACACGCCGATCCGGGAGGTGATCCGGCACCCGGACATGGGCGGCGACTTCCCGGCGAAGCCGATGGCGGTGTACGCCACCATCTGGGACGGCTCCGCGTGGGCCACGGACGGGGGCAAGTACAAGGTCAACTACAAGTACGCGCCGTTCGCGTCCGACTTCTCCGAGCTGGCCATCGTCGGCTCCCGCGCCGACCCGGTGCTCCGCGTCCCGCGCCGCCACGCCCACCAGGACCTCCTCGGGCTCATGACGGCCGACTACGCCGTCATGACGCCGCAGAAGCGCGCGGCCATGCGCGCCTTCAGGGCGCGGCAGATGACGTACACGGTGTGCTACGACGCCGTGCGGTACGCGGACGGGCCGTTCCCGGAGTGCGACAACTCGGACGAGGAGAGGGAGTCCTTCTCGGCCTGGGGCGACTCCAAGACCGTCGTCATGAGGCCACGcgcccgcggccgccgccggggacGCAAGGCCTGCGCCGGCGCCAGGGGACGGGCTGACGTGTCAAGCAGCTGA